One region of Mucilaginibacter gotjawali genomic DNA includes:
- a CDS encoding BON domain-containing protein: MKTDSEIQKNVMDELKWEPILNPSEIGVAVHNGVVTLSGYVDNYAKKIAAENAAWRVKGVQAVAEELEVRFLAGEKLPDNEIAENIVRTLKWHTTIPDEQIRVKVTEGWVYLEGEVDWNFQKEAAFNAIRFLQGVKGVSNLIVVKPRVNTNVVKDNIRKALERNADFEANNIKVETLGNKVILKGKTRSRVEKNSAERAAWSAPGVMAVEDLLVIDYN, encoded by the coding sequence ATGAAAACAGATTCAGAGATCCAGAAAAACGTGATGGATGAGCTCAAATGGGAGCCTATTCTTAACCCAAGCGAAATTGGCGTTGCTGTGCATAACGGGGTTGTAACCTTGAGCGGCTATGTTGACAATTACGCTAAAAAGATTGCTGCTGAAAATGCCGCCTGGCGGGTAAAAGGCGTACAGGCTGTAGCAGAAGAACTTGAAGTTCGTTTCCTGGCAGGTGAAAAGTTGCCCGACAACGAAATTGCCGAAAATATTGTAAGAACCTTAAAGTGGCACACTACTATCCCTGATGAACAAATCAGGGTGAAAGTTACCGAAGGCTGGGTTTACCTTGAAGGCGAAGTAGACTGGAACTTCCAAAAGGAAGCAGCATTTAATGCGATCCGTTTTCTTCAGGGGGTAAAAGGTGTTAGTAATCTTATTGTGGTAAAACCCAGGGTAAATACCAACGTGGTAAAAGACAATATCAGGAAAGCGCTCGAACGAAACGCGGACTTTGAAGCAAATAATATTAAAGTAGAAACCCTTGGCAACAAGGTGATCTTAAAAGGAAAAACCCGTTCGCGCGTTGAGAAGAACTCCGCCGAAAGGGCCGCCTGGTCGGCACCTGGCGTAATGGCAGTTGAGGATCTGCTGGTTATCGATTATAATTAA
- a CDS encoding ABC transporter ATP-binding protein codes for MDMKTAVNTSKTSSKKEPVIVIENLCKAFGDNVVLDDFNLTVHKDENVVVLGKSGAGKSVLIKCIIGLMKPDSGSILVFGDNVAELNHEELDRIRTKVGFLFQSNALYDSMTVRENLEFSLRRHWIEVTQHDIDNLVKEALENVGLPHTADMMPAELSGGMAKRIALARTMILKPEIILYDEPTTGLDPVTAREIDKLIVKLQKKYKASSIIISHDMNCVKNTADRVVLLLDGKCYTDGAYEELLVSADKNVKQFFE; via the coding sequence ATGGATATGAAAACGGCAGTTAACACATCAAAAACCAGCAGTAAAAAGGAACCTGTAATCGTCATCGAAAATCTATGTAAAGCCTTCGGTGATAACGTGGTTTTGGATGATTTTAACTTAACCGTACATAAAGACGAAAATGTAGTTGTACTGGGGAAATCGGGTGCGGGCAAATCAGTACTGATAAAATGCATTATTGGTTTAATGAAACCCGACAGCGGAAGCATCCTGGTTTTTGGAGATAACGTTGCCGAATTGAACCATGAAGAGCTTGACCGGATAAGAACCAAAGTAGGGTTCCTGTTTCAAAGCAACGCGTTGTATGATTCAATGACCGTACGGGAGAATCTTGAATTTTCATTACGCAGGCACTGGATTGAAGTTACCCAGCATGATATTGATAATTTGGTAAAAGAGGCGCTTGAAAACGTAGGGTTACCGCATACCGCTGATATGATGCCGGCTGAGCTGTCGGGCGGAATGGCAAAGCGCATAGCGCTTGCCAGGACGATGATCCTGAAACCGGAAATTATTTTATATGATGAACCAACAACGGGGCTCGACCCTGTAACAGCAAGAGAGATTGACAAGCTGATTGTTAAGTTACAAAAGAAATATAAAGCATCCTCCATTATCATTTCGCATGATATGAATTGTGTTAAAAATACAGCAGACCGAGTGGTGTTACTTTTGGATGGCAAATGTTATACAGACGGCGCCTATGAGGAGCTTCTGGTGTCGGCTGATAAAAATGTAAAACAGTTTTTTGAATAA
- a CDS encoding MlaE family ABC transporter permease: protein MDFLVKMREYFNQTGSIARFAGNFFTIGMKPRYEIKELLAQCYFIGYNSLPLVGLTGFIMGLVLTMQLRPSMVVYGVASQLPIMVGVAIIREIGPVITGLIFAGKIGSSIGAELGSMKVTEQIDAMEVAGTNPFKYLVATRVVATTLMLPILTILGDAIALFGAYVGVNIRSVTSFHLFFSEIFNSLVYGDIVPAVVKTFFFGFAVGIIGCYKGYFSNKGTRGVGSSANSAVVLASVLIFIIDLLAVQITDLLGLN, encoded by the coding sequence ATGGATTTTCTTGTAAAAATGCGTGAATATTTTAACCAAACCGGGAGCATCGCCAGGTTTGCAGGTAATTTTTTTACCATCGGAATGAAACCGCGTTACGAGATAAAGGAGCTGCTTGCCCAATGTTATTTCATTGGGTATAACTCCCTCCCGTTGGTAGGACTTACCGGTTTTATAATGGGTTTGGTGCTCACCATGCAGTTAAGGCCGTCAATGGTGGTGTACGGTGTGGCCTCGCAGCTACCCATAATGGTGGGTGTTGCCATTATCAGGGAAATCGGACCAGTTATAACGGGATTAATCTTTGCAGGAAAGATAGGAAGCAGTATAGGTGCGGAACTGGGCTCAATGAAAGTAACCGAACAGATAGATGCTATGGAAGTGGCGGGTACCAATCCATTTAAATACCTTGTTGCCACAAGAGTAGTCGCCACCACTTTAATGCTGCCCATATTAACCATATTAGGTGATGCGATTGCTTTATTTGGGGCTTACGTGGGCGTAAATATCCGTTCGGTGACCAGCTTCCACCTCTTTTTTTCTGAAATATTTAATAGCCTTGTTTACGGTGACATTGTACCTGCGGTAGTTAAAACATTTTTCTTTGGTTTTGCAGTGGGCATCATCGGTTGCTATAAAGGCTATTTTTCAAACAAAGGTACCAGGGGGGTTGGCAGTTCAGCAAATTCTGCCGTGGTGCTGGCTTCTGTACTGATATTTATTATTGATTTGCTTGCAGTACAGATTACCGACTTATTAGGTTTAAATTGA
- a CDS encoding universal stress protein encodes MKTILVLTDFSENATHAAASAVLLGAKLHTNLLLFHNYQSLPVTPFYAGSAMVAEEPEWFAEESKKHLAELEKTLDPVLATVDEDDIKPHIHSESYEGNLVENIKLISGKKEVELIVMGSRTKDPIDHFFFGSETTSVIHHAKCPVLIIPPKNDLSNLNKIVFATDFDKADFGAIQYLIKIGKLFDTEIEVIHVVEPGDTTAVKTAKETLFREHVAKLKYPKITYRKIIGKDVVKRLNRLCKETGTGLLAMVHQHHYLFVRMLKHSVTKEIMIDQNIPLMVFPSM; translated from the coding sequence ATGAAAACTATACTTGTTCTTACCGATTTTTCGGAAAATGCGACACACGCCGCAGCTTCGGCGGTATTACTTGGAGCAAAACTCCATACCAACCTCCTTTTATTTCACAATTACCAGTCGTTACCGGTAACTCCATTTTATGCCGGCAGCGCAATGGTAGCCGAGGAACCTGAATGGTTTGCAGAGGAAAGCAAAAAACACCTGGCTGAGCTGGAGAAAACGCTCGACCCTGTATTAGCAACTGTGGATGAGGATGATATTAAACCTCATATCCATTCTGAAAGTTATGAGGGCAATTTGGTTGAAAATATCAAATTAATAAGCGGCAAAAAAGAGGTTGAATTAATTGTAATGGGATCAAGAACAAAGGATCCTATAGATCATTTCTTTTTCGGAAGCGAAACAACTTCGGTCATCCACCATGCTAAATGTCCGGTGTTGATCATTCCGCCAAAAAACGACCTGAGTAATTTAAATAAGATAGTTTTTGCGACAGATTTTGACAAGGCAGATTTTGGCGCCATCCAGTACCTGATTAAAATCGGAAAGCTGTTTGACACCGAAATAGAGGTGATTCACGTAGTTGAACCCGGCGATACAACTGCCGTAAAAACCGCCAAGGAAACATTGTTCCGCGAACATGTTGCCAAACTGAAATACCCTAAGATTACCTACCGGAAAATAATTGGAAAGGATGTCGTAAAAAGGCTGAACCGTCTTTGCAAAGAAACCGGCACAGGGCTCCTGGCTATGGTACACCAACATCATTATTTATTTGTAAGGATGCTGAAGCATAGTGTTACCAAAGAAATTATGATCGACCAGAATATACCTTTAATGGTTTTTCCTTCAATGTAA
- the ppsA gene encoding phosphoenolpyruvate synthase: protein MEKFIKKFSDISMNDIAEVGGKNASLGEMFVHLNPLGLHVPDGFAITVSAYRYFIKYNRLEEELNNLMQQLNKVTYANLATIGAEARQAIMNSYLPADLGNEIIDAYNFLFQNTQQEVAVRSSATAEDLPNASFAGQHESFLNIKGSEALLNAVRQCFASLYTDRAIKYREDLGFEHSKVFLSVGVQHMIRADKGCSGVGFTLEPESGFRDVVHIAGVWGLGENIVQGTVTPDEFLVFKPTLKLKKNAIIQKNLGTKNKMMVYADKTGTGNSTINKDTPWELREKFVLKDHEVEKLANWALLIEDHYKKPMDFEWAKDGLNHQLYIIQARPETVHSQEKIPEVKAYQVLEKGAVITTGEAVGGKITCGYARILRSPEEAEKLNSGDILVTDTTSPDWDPILKKVAGIVTNKGGRTSHAAIIARELGVVAIVGTGDGTVAIKDGELITLSCAEGKTANVYRGKLVWKETITDTSKIKLPGGVMAQLIVGDPEKAFQLSMYPNHGVGLMRLEFIISNSVKVHPMALIDFKMVKDDAERLEIRNLTNNYPDKEKYFVDKLSQGVATIAAAFYPKEVIVRMSDFKSNEYAGLVGGKYFEPKEENPMIGFRGASRYYHERYKEGFRLECEAMKLVRDDMGLTNVKLMIPFCRTVAEGKKVIALMREYGLQQGKNGLEIFVMAEIPSNVLLADEFAKVFDGFSIGSNDLTQLTLGIDRDSALVADLFDEQNEASRLLITRMIQRANALNKKVGLCGQAPSDSPEFTQMLVEAGINSIAFNSDALFRGIENINEALAKCVKEPAVEHELLI, encoded by the coding sequence ATGGAAAAGTTTATAAAAAAATTCAGTGATATCAGCATGAATGATATTGCCGAAGTTGGCGGCAAAAATGCTTCGCTTGGCGAAATGTTTGTTCATTTAAACCCATTGGGTTTACATGTGCCGGATGGGTTTGCCATTACCGTTTCAGCGTACCGTTATTTTATAAAATATAACCGGCTGGAGGAGGAACTGAACAACCTGATGCAGCAATTAAACAAGGTAACATATGCAAACCTGGCGACCATTGGGGCAGAGGCCAGGCAAGCCATTATGAATTCGTATCTGCCGGCCGACCTGGGCAACGAGATTATTGATGCCTATAATTTTCTTTTCCAAAACACGCAGCAGGAAGTCGCGGTCAGGAGCAGCGCTACTGCAGAAGACTTGCCCAATGCCAGTTTTGCCGGTCAGCATGAATCCTTTTTAAATATAAAAGGAAGCGAGGCCCTGTTGAATGCAGTAAGGCAATGCTTTGCATCATTATATACCGACCGTGCCATTAAATATCGCGAAGACCTGGGTTTTGAACATAGTAAGGTATTTCTTTCGGTAGGTGTACAGCATATGATCAGGGCCGACAAGGGATGTTCTGGCGTCGGTTTTACGCTGGAGCCGGAATCCGGTTTCAGGGACGTAGTACATATTGCAGGTGTTTGGGGCCTGGGCGAAAATATTGTGCAGGGCACCGTTACGCCGGATGAGTTCCTGGTTTTTAAGCCAACCTTAAAATTAAAAAAGAATGCCATCATTCAGAAAAACCTGGGCACTAAAAATAAGATGATGGTTTATGCTGATAAAACCGGTACTGGTAATTCAACGATCAATAAAGACACCCCCTGGGAGTTAAGGGAAAAATTTGTGCTGAAGGACCATGAAGTGGAAAAGCTTGCTAACTGGGCGTTGTTAATTGAAGACCACTATAAAAAGCCCATGGATTTTGAATGGGCAAAAGATGGTTTAAATCATCAGTTATACATTATCCAGGCCAGGCCCGAGACGGTGCACAGCCAGGAAAAGATCCCTGAGGTTAAGGCCTACCAGGTATTGGAAAAAGGCGCTGTAATTACCACTGGTGAAGCAGTAGGCGGAAAAATAACCTGTGGTTACGCGCGGATATTGAGGTCGCCCGAAGAAGCCGAAAAGCTCAATTCAGGTGATATTTTAGTAACCGATACCACCAGCCCGGACTGGGATCCGATTTTGAAAAAAGTAGCCGGCATTGTAACCAATAAAGGAGGCAGAACCAGCCATGCCGCCATTATTGCCAGGGAACTGGGGGTGGTAGCTATAGTTGGCACAGGCGATGGCACAGTAGCGATAAAGGATGGAGAGTTGATCACCCTGAGTTGTGCCGAAGGCAAAACAGCGAATGTATATCGCGGTAAACTGGTATGGAAGGAAACAATTACCGATACCAGCAAAATAAAATTACCAGGTGGGGTTATGGCACAGTTGATTGTTGGTGACCCCGAAAAAGCTTTTCAATTATCGATGTACCCAAATCATGGTGTTGGATTGATGCGGCTTGAGTTTATTATCAGCAATTCGGTTAAAGTGCATCCGATGGCTTTAATTGATTTTAAAATGGTGAAGGATGATGCTGAGCGGTTGGAAATAAGGAATTTGACGAATAACTATCCTGATAAGGAAAAATATTTTGTTGACAAACTGTCACAGGGCGTTGCCACCATTGCCGCTGCTTTTTACCCGAAAGAAGTAATTGTAAGGATGAGTGATTTTAAAAGCAACGAATACGCGGGTTTGGTTGGCGGTAAATACTTTGAGCCGAAAGAAGAAAACCCTATGATCGGTTTCAGGGGAGCATCAAGATATTATCACGAACGCTATAAAGAGGGCTTCAGGCTTGAATGTGAGGCTATGAAGTTGGTGCGGGATGATATGGGCCTTACCAATGTTAAATTGATGATCCCGTTTTGCCGCACCGTTGCCGAAGGTAAAAAGGTAATTGCATTAATGCGCGAGTATGGCCTGCAACAGGGTAAAAATGGCCTGGAGATTTTTGTTATGGCCGAAATACCGTCAAATGTGCTGCTGGCGGATGAGTTTGCCAAGGTTTTTGATGGGTTCTCTATCGGCTCGAATGACCTTACCCAACTGACGCTGGGTATCGATCGCGACTCGGCCCTGGTAGCCGACCTGTTTGATGAGCAAAATGAAGCCAGCAGGCTGTTAATCACCAGGATGATCCAAAGGGCTAATGCGCTAAACAAAAAAGTGGGTTTATGCGGCCAGGCGCCAAGCGATTCGCCTGAGTTTACTCAAATGCTGGTTGAAGCCGGCATCAACAGCATTGCTTTTAATTCAGATGCACTTTTCAGGGGAATTGAAAATATAAATGAGGCATTGGCTAAATGTGTTAAAGAGCCAGCCGTTGAACATGAATTACTTATTTAA
- a CDS encoding DUF4136 domain-containing protein, translated as MKNLIKVYFLLLLVYSLSGCSGYQYYAVQSTGATFAKYHTFAWLPSTDTAKTNGYTDITDEKIKEVATENLESRGLLLKAGRPDLLVRYSIAINNKVKYYNNPVYIYNGGYYPGIARYRHGRYYYFTYRQPLPVYVGSEIEQVPYKEGTLIIDLIDRKTRHVIWRGYGRGEIENPEKAIHDIPEVVGGIINKLPLKPVEK; from the coding sequence ATGAAAAATCTAATTAAAGTATATTTCCTGCTATTGCTGGTTTACAGCCTGTCGGGCTGTTCAGGCTATCAATATTACGCTGTACAAAGTACCGGCGCCACTTTTGCTAAATACCACACTTTTGCGTGGTTGCCTTCAACGGATACAGCAAAAACAAACGGCTATACCGATATAACAGATGAGAAAATTAAAGAGGTTGCAACTGAAAACCTGGAAAGCCGGGGGCTGCTTTTAAAGGCCGGGCGCCCTGATCTTTTAGTGCGCTATTCAATAGCGATTAACAACAAGGTAAAGTATTATAATAACCCGGTATATATTTATAACGGAGGATATTACCCGGGCATAGCCCGGTACCGCCATGGCCGGTACTATTATTTTACTTACCGGCAACCACTCCCGGTATATGTAGGTTCAGAGATTGAACAGGTGCCTTATAAAGAAGGCACACTGATTATCGACCTCATCGACCGTAAAACCAGGCATGTGATCTGGCGGGGATATGGCAGGGGAGAAATCGAAAATCCTGAAAAAGCAATTCACGATATCCCGGAAGTTGTAGGGGGGATAATCAATAAACTGCCGCTTAAACCGGTGGAAAAATGA
- a CDS encoding MlaD family protein, which yields MANQGENNVKLGLFVSIGLLVLIFSFYMIGKNRNLFGSNFQLKVRFSNTSGLIEGDNVLYAGIQAGTVKNIGIVNDSTIEVLLTMDDKIKPFIKENAIASIGTEGLMGDKVVNISPAKIPGHGVNNGDILATRKAINTDEMLQTLSKSNSNIAAISEGLKTAVTKLNNSAIWELLNDKGVVNNAKITLQNISKASANANEMTKGLTQLVTHIKQGKGTAGLLLADTGMAGNLKEAMASIQSAGNNANNLTIRLNDMVKDLNGNLTNGNGTLHLLLKDTTLAKNLNISMENVKKGTDGFNQDMEALKHNFLLRGYFKNLEKQKRNKNSRIALRRKNFL from the coding sequence ATGGCAAACCAGGGAGAAAACAATGTTAAACTAGGCTTATTTGTATCAATAGGGTTATTGGTGCTCATATTTAGTTTCTATATGATCGGTAAAAACCGGAATCTGTTTGGCTCAAATTTTCAGCTGAAGGTTCGCTTTTCCAACACAAGCGGCTTAATTGAAGGCGATAATGTTTTATATGCAGGTATACAGGCCGGTACGGTAAAAAACATCGGGATTGTTAATGACTCCACCATCGAAGTGCTGTTAACCATGGATGATAAAATAAAACCTTTTATAAAGGAAAATGCGATTGCTTCCATAGGAACCGAAGGGTTAATGGGCGATAAAGTAGTCAATATCTCGCCTGCAAAAATACCCGGGCACGGAGTAAATAACGGCGATATACTGGCAACCCGAAAAGCGATCAATACGGATGAAATGCTGCAAACTTTGTCCAAATCAAACAGTAATATCGCCGCGATCTCAGAAGGGTTAAAGACGGCTGTTACAAAGCTCAATAATTCGGCTATATGGGAGTTACTTAATGATAAGGGCGTAGTAAATAATGCTAAAATCACCCTGCAAAATATAAGTAAAGCAAGTGCCAACGCCAACGAGATGACAAAAGGCCTTACCCAGTTGGTAACGCATATAAAGCAAGGGAAGGGAACTGCCGGCCTTTTGCTGGCTGATACCGGTATGGCCGGTAATTTAAAAGAAGCTATGGCCAGTATCCAATCAGCGGGTAATAATGCTAATAATTTAACTATCCGGCTTAATGATATGGTAAAAGACCTGAACGGCAACCTGACCAACGGCAACGGAACGCTGCATCTTTTACTGAAAGACACTACTCTTGCAAAAAACCTGAATATAAGTATGGAAAATGTAAAAAAAGGCACCGATGGTTTTAACCAGGATATGGAAGCCCTAAAACATAATTTTCTGTTGCGCGGGTATTTTAAAAACCTGGAAAAACAAAAAAGAAACAAAAACTCCAGGATAGCCTTAAGGCGAAAGAACTTTCTTTGA
- a CDS encoding porin family protein, translated as MKKAIVCLVFTFTFFSLYTVDAQTFTLGLRGGISIPNLTAGSNNRNPLNTGYSSRLGPDFGLFGEFRLSKLFSIQPMLEYSSQGGKKNGLQAITTPDELAQMFQPGPAPAYLYANYKSEAKLNYLLIPVLAKFGWNFNKSPVRFYADAGPFAGFLLSAHQVTSGQSEFYTDPAGTQPLPGGPQSFNANTDVKSSLHTFNVGLEANIGFNYQLGQSSIFIEGGGNFGFMNIQKYAKDGKNNTGAAVATIGYSYRFGK; from the coding sequence ATGAAAAAAGCTATCGTTTGCCTGGTTTTTACATTTACCTTTTTTTCCCTGTACACAGTTGATGCACAGACTTTCACGCTTGGGTTGCGCGGAGGCATCAGCATCCCGAATTTAACTGCAGGAAGCAATAACCGTAACCCTTTAAATACCGGGTACAGTTCAAGGCTTGGCCCCGATTTTGGGTTGTTTGGAGAATTCAGATTGTCCAAACTTTTTTCGATACAGCCAATGCTGGAATATTCCTCGCAGGGCGGCAAAAAAAATGGACTCCAGGCAATTACCACCCCCGACGAACTTGCGCAAATGTTTCAGCCCGGCCCTGCGCCTGCTTACCTTTATGCTAATTACAAAAGTGAGGCAAAATTAAACTACCTGCTCATCCCCGTTCTGGCAAAATTTGGCTGGAATTTCAATAAATCACCTGTGCGGTTTTATGCTGATGCCGGGCCGTTTGCAGGCTTTTTACTTTCGGCACACCAGGTAACCAGCGGCCAGAGTGAGTTTTATACCGACCCGGCCGGAACCCAACCCCTGCCGGGCGGACCTCAGTCATTTAATGCTAACACCGACGTAAAAAGCAGCCTGCATACTTTTAACGTGGGGCTTGAGGCGAATATAGGCTTTAACTATCAACTGGGCCAAAGCAGCATATTTATTGAAGGTGGTGGCAATTTTGGCTTTATGAATATCCAAAAATATGCCAAAGACGGTAAAAACAACACCGGCGCGGCCGTAGCTACCATAGGTTACAGTTACCGGTTTGGAAAATGA
- a CDS encoding MBL fold metallo-hydrolase RNA specificity domain-containing protein: MNADTNEMTFGDDKAIYIQSLGAAETVTGSKHLLRTPGLTIMVDCGLYQGIKSVREKNWQPLTVKASAIDALIITHAHLDHCGYIPLLIKNGYRGKIYMSEPTRDLTELILRDSAKLQEEDARKANERGYTKHAPALPLYTIADVEASLRYFVPVDAEKNYVLNDRVNFRFSVAGHIPGACSLLINCYGRKIVFSGDIGRPHSELLPAPVHSESADFVVMESTYGDRLHDKDDPADELAFLINDTIFRRGNILIPTFAVGRAQEIMHMLYRLKKQKRIPPAIPVFLDSPMAASASRDLLQYPDWITIPEKECAQMFSGITINEDYTGTEKIIKQKGSKIILAASGMLTGGRVLEYLKHYITDSKNTILIIGFQAEGTRGRALLNQTHEIKIHGHYYPSLARVEEIGGLSAHADQGELIGWLKKFKILPPRVYLVHGEPCAQEALRVKIKDELNIKATILKEGKKEFLFAVTDSPSPQTAAVLT, encoded by the coding sequence ATGAACGCCGATACAAATGAAATGACTTTCGGGGATGATAAAGCAATTTATATCCAATCCCTCGGCGCTGCAGAAACCGTTACCGGTTCAAAGCATTTACTACGGACACCGGGTTTGACTATTATGGTGGATTGCGGCTTATACCAGGGAATAAAATCGGTACGTGAAAAGAACTGGCAGCCATTAACGGTGAAAGCTTCGGCTATTGATGCGCTAATTATAACACACGCCCATCTGGACCATTGCGGCTACATCCCCTTATTGATTAAAAACGGTTACAGGGGCAAAATTTACATGAGCGAACCAACCCGGGACCTGACGGAACTAATTTTACGCGACAGCGCCAAACTACAGGAAGAAGATGCGCGGAAAGCAAACGAACGCGGTTATACAAAACATGCTCCGGCACTACCCTTATATACGATTGCCGATGTGGAAGCTTCGCTTCGCTATTTTGTGCCTGTTGACGCTGAAAAAAATTACGTTTTAAATGACCGCGTCAATTTCAGATTTTCCGTTGCGGGGCATATCCCGGGAGCCTGCTCCTTATTGATCAATTGTTATGGCAGGAAAATTGTTTTCTCGGGAGATATCGGTCGCCCGCATTCTGAATTGCTTCCGGCGCCAGTTCATTCAGAATCAGCCGACTTCGTAGTGATGGAATCAACCTATGGCGACAGGCTGCATGACAAAGACGATCCGGCCGACGAACTGGCTTTCCTGATAAATGACACTATTTTCAGGCGGGGAAATATCCTTATCCCGACCTTTGCCGTCGGGCGGGCACAGGAAATCATGCACATGTTATACCGGTTAAAAAAACAAAAAAGAATCCCACCGGCTATTCCTGTTTTTTTGGACAGCCCTATGGCGGCATCGGCAAGCCGGGATTTGCTGCAATACCCGGATTGGATAACTATTCCTGAAAAGGAATGCGCTCAAATGTTCAGCGGCATTACCATTAACGAAGATTATACCGGTACAGAGAAGATTATCAAACAAAAAGGAAGCAAAATTATCCTGGCAGCAAGCGGAATGCTTACAGGCGGCCGGGTGCTCGAATATCTTAAACATTATATTACCGATTCAAAAAACACCATCCTGATCATTGGTTTCCAGGCTGAAGGAACGCGCGGCAGAGCCCTGTTAAATCAAACCCACGAAATAAAAATCCATGGCCATTATTATCCTTCGTTAGCACGTGTGGAAGAGATCGGTGGTTTATCGGCCCATGCCGACCAGGGAGAATTGATCGGCTGGCTGAAAAAATTCAAAATACTTCCTCCCAGAGTTTACCTGGTACACGGTGAACCATGCGCCCAGGAAGCGCTGAGGGTAAAAATTAAAGATGAACTGAACATAAAAGCAACCATATTGAAAGAAGGGAAAAAGGAATTTCTTTTTGCAGTGACAGATTCACCTTCACCACAAACAGCTGCGGTTTTAACCTGA